One part of the Ruegeria sp. AD91A genome encodes these proteins:
- a CDS encoding Mur ligase family protein, whose product MDRIEELETALTIASATADHIQVDDARRLTGPGLLWNKPGAVMDVFFTEIDPSRVSALWEKNARRVLDALGWQDQDLTYRTFTGGINLVISAPMDQLYSAIFAAQTAWHFCAAELLGATSGDFDQMVADVKAVMAKEANPRLIELITAAEAHGVDILCDDDEISIGHGTGSQVWPVDALPAPGDVDWSSLHNIPVAFITGTNGKTTTTRLLEAIARASGKVAGLTSTEFVRVGDDILDRGDYSGPGGGRMLLRDKRLEIACLEVARGGILRRGLPTRAATAAAVTNVANDHLGQYGVNTVPELAQAKFAVHRTLVEGGVLALNADDAYVRAEAKNTLANIWWFSLDRQNDLIRQAREAGRRCAYLHQGNIIYFDGSSERNVIAVSGVPLTMGGVAKYNILNALAAMCLALALDLPFQAVRDGLAGFKPDAQDNPGRCNEFNHNDARVFVDFAHNPHSISAVCDALSGLPAKRRFIMLSHAGDRSDQDIRDVTATALKFQPDVIVAAELEGYLRGRALGEIPDLIEGTALQNGYRADQIQRARSPSQAAANILDQLEPGDLALLLVLSERDAVLEMLGA is encoded by the coding sequence ATGGACCGGATTGAAGAGCTTGAAACCGCGCTGACCATTGCAAGCGCGACCGCTGATCATATTCAGGTGGATGACGCCCGGCGTCTGACTGGGCCCGGCCTGCTATGGAATAAACCCGGGGCAGTGATGGATGTATTTTTCACCGAGATTGACCCATCTCGGGTCTCTGCGCTGTGGGAGAAAAATGCCCGGCGAGTGCTGGACGCGCTGGGATGGCAGGATCAGGACCTGACATATCGCACCTTTACCGGCGGCATCAATCTGGTGATATCCGCACCGATGGATCAGCTGTATTCTGCGATCTTCGCGGCGCAGACGGCATGGCACTTCTGTGCCGCCGAATTGTTGGGCGCAACTTCCGGTGACTTTGATCAAATGGTGGCGGATGTCAAAGCTGTCATGGCCAAAGAAGCCAATCCCCGCCTGATCGAGCTGATCACAGCGGCCGAGGCGCATGGCGTGGACATTCTGTGTGACGATGATGAGATTTCAATCGGCCACGGCACAGGCAGTCAGGTCTGGCCGGTCGATGCGCTGCCCGCCCCCGGTGACGTGGACTGGTCCAGCCTTCACAACATTCCCGTTGCGTTCATCACCGGAACCAATGGCAAGACCACGACGACCCGATTGCTTGAAGCGATCGCGCGCGCCTCGGGCAAAGTCGCTGGGTTGACCTCGACCGAGTTTGTGCGCGTGGGCGACGATATTCTGGACCGAGGTGATTACTCGGGCCCCGGGGGCGGCCGGATGTTGCTGCGCGACAAGCGGCTTGAGATCGCCTGCCTCGAAGTGGCCCGTGGGGGCATACTGCGCCGCGGCCTGCCGACGCGTGCGGCCACGGCGGCGGCTGTCACCAACGTCGCGAATGACCATTTGGGCCAATACGGCGTCAATACCGTGCCGGAACTGGCGCAGGCGAAGTTTGCCGTTCACCGAACGCTGGTCGAAGGCGGTGTGCTGGCCCTGAACGCTGACGACGCGTATGTTCGGGCCGAGGCAAAAAACACGTTGGCGAATATCTGGTGGTTTTCGCTGGACAGGCAGAACGATCTGATACGTCAGGCCCGAGAAGCGGGCCGGCGCTGCGCCTATTTGCACCAAGGCAACATCATCTATTTTGATGGCAGTTCCGAAAGGAACGTGATTGCCGTGTCAGGTGTGCCCCTGACAATGGGCGGGGTGGCGAAATACAATATCCTGAACGCATTGGCAGCCATGTGCCTTGCTCTGGCGCTGGATCTACCCTTTCAGGCGGTGCGGGATGGGCTGGCGGGTTTCAAACCTGATGCACAGGACAATCCGGGGCGCTGCAACGAGTTCAATCATAATGACGCGCGTGTTTTTGTAGACTTCGCACATAACCCGCACTCGATTTCCGCCGTGTGCGATGCGCTGTCAGGCCTTCCGGCAAAACGTCGCTTTATCATGCTCAGCCATGCAGGTGACAGATCGGATCAGGACATTCGGGACGTCACCGCGACGGCTTTGAAGTTCCAACCCGACGTGATCGTTGCCGCTGAACTAGAAGGCTATCTGAGAGGCCGGGCCTTGGGCGAAATCCCGGACCTGATCGAAGGGACGGCTTTGCAGAACGGATACAGGGCTGATCAGATCCAAAGGGCCCGATCCCCTTCTCAGGCGGCCGCCAATATTCTGGATCAACTCGAGCCCGGGGATCTTGCCTTGTTGCTTGTCCTATCAGAACGCGACGCTGTACTTGAGATGCTGGGCGCGTAG
- a CDS encoding IclR family transcriptional regulator produces MAETDTKDREPQIPTNLRLLLILEEVARRGVAVKPSDLIDALGLAKPTIHRLLQTAEAEGFLQRDLDGRSYGPGRRLRLLSVNTMSAEHLRTARLAILRGVADEVGETCNLAIPDREGMIYLDRVETKWPLRIQLPIGTQVPFHCTASGKMYLSTLRPKTLNGFLSAGKLKQQTTRSLTEPESLLSEIKMTAERGFSTDDEEFMAGMVAIAVPVQDAQGRLVATLSVHAPTQRHDVGSLMSFLDTLRRGSEHLSRLLGE; encoded by the coding sequence ATGGCCGAGACGGATACAAAAGACCGAGAACCTCAGATACCCACCAACCTGCGCCTGTTGCTGATCCTTGAAGAGGTGGCACGGCGCGGGGTGGCGGTCAAACCCTCGGACCTGATCGACGCATTGGGATTGGCCAAGCCCACAATCCATCGTTTGCTGCAAACGGCAGAGGCAGAGGGGTTTCTGCAACGTGATCTTGACGGACGGTCTTATGGTCCGGGCAGACGATTGCGGCTGTTGTCCGTGAATACCATGTCCGCCGAACATCTGCGGACCGCGCGTCTTGCCATCCTGCGCGGTGTGGCGGACGAAGTGGGCGAAACATGCAATCTGGCCATCCCGGATCGAGAAGGCATGATCTACCTCGACCGTGTGGAAACCAAATGGCCGTTACGGATCCAATTGCCAATCGGAACCCAGGTGCCGTTCCACTGCACGGCCAGTGGCAAGATGTACCTTTCCACCTTGCGCCCCAAAACTCTGAACGGGTTCTTGTCGGCGGGAAAACTGAAACAGCAGACCACCCGTTCGTTGACAGAGCCGGAGTCTTTGCTGAGCGAAATCAAGATGACGGCCGAGCGGGGATTCTCCACCGACGACGAAGAATTCATGGCAGGTATGGTGGCAATCGCGGTGCCAGTACAGGACGCGCAGGGCAGGCTTGTCGCCACGCTTTCAGTTCATGCCCCAACGCAACGGCATGATGTTGGCAGTCTGATGTCATTTCTCGACACCTTGCGCAGGGGTTCAGAACACCTGTCGCGTCTGTTGGGCGAGTAA
- a CDS encoding TRAP transporter large permease has product MTDGTLVTLISLGVTFLFMLGVPVLLVIGYWVIGCSFVLGLTLDNMGAELLNVFNKGFALLAMPLFILTGDLINKSGIARRLSDFAYACLGWIRGGLAMASLGACGLFAAISGSNSATTATIGSMLHPEMVKGGYDERFSAATAAAGGTVGIIIPPSIIFIVYGFLMNLPISELFVAGILPGALMVIGMQLACWIICRMNGWGYLIPLQLNRVLKTAFGAWLGFFAIGLVLWGIYTGKFSPTEAAGVTVGFCVIAGLVSHPINRNMGARNDIPPTEKSFAEMFVVEGFTIPEIPSIVIRSAQITGILAPLIAISVVMQQILSLLGAQETIGNFVTSMGGYHAVLFTSMVIVFFSGMVLESLPVTIILAPILAPIAASVGVDPIHFSVIFLVGASIGFITPPYGLNLYVASGVTGVPYFRLLRYTVPYLVALMSVWILVSLVPELALILLPNN; this is encoded by the coding sequence ATGACAGACGGAACACTTGTTACACTAATCTCGCTGGGGGTCACCTTTCTCTTCATGCTGGGCGTGCCGGTGCTGCTGGTTATCGGCTACTGGGTCATCGGATGTTCCTTTGTCCTTGGTCTGACACTGGACAATATGGGGGCCGAACTGCTGAACGTCTTCAACAAGGGCTTCGCACTGTTGGCGATGCCGTTGTTCATCCTGACCGGAGACCTGATCAACAAATCCGGTATCGCGCGACGGCTCAGTGATTTTGCCTATGCCTGCCTGGGCTGGATACGTGGTGGACTGGCAATGGCATCGCTGGGTGCCTGCGGGCTTTTCGCGGCGATTTCCGGGTCGAACTCAGCCACAACGGCGACCATCGGGTCGATGCTTCACCCCGAGATGGTAAAAGGCGGCTATGACGAACGGTTCAGCGCAGCGACTGCTGCTGCGGGCGGCACGGTCGGTATCATCATCCCCCCTTCGATCATCTTCATCGTCTATGGCTTTCTGATGAACCTCCCGATTTCCGAATTGTTCGTCGCCGGTATTCTGCCGGGTGCGCTGATGGTCATCGGGATGCAGCTGGCGTGCTGGATCATCTGCCGCATGAACGGGTGGGGCTATCTGATCCCACTGCAATTGAATCGGGTGCTGAAGACCGCCTTTGGTGCCTGGCTCGGCTTTTTCGCCATCGGTCTTGTGCTCTGGGGCATTTATACTGGCAAGTTCTCTCCGACAGAGGCCGCGGGTGTGACCGTGGGCTTTTGTGTCATTGCGGGGCTGGTCAGCCACCCTATCAACCGGAACATGGGGGCCCGGAACGATATTCCGCCAACCGAAAAGAGTTTCGCCGAAATGTTTGTGGTCGAAGGGTTCACGATTCCTGAGATCCCCTCAATCGTTATCAGGTCTGCCCAGATTACGGGTATCCTGGCACCTTTGATCGCAATTTCGGTGGTGATGCAGCAAATCCTGTCGCTGCTTGGTGCTCAGGAAACAATCGGAAACTTCGTGACCTCCATGGGGGGGTACCATGCGGTTCTGTTCACATCGATGGTGATTGTCTTTTTCTCGGGCATGGTGCTGGAAAGCCTTCCGGTCACGATCATCCTGGCCCCGATCCTCGCGCCGATAGCGGCGTCGGTCGGAGTCGACCCGATTCACTTCTCGGTGATATTCCTTGTCGGGGCATCCATCGGATTTATTACGCCGCCATATGGGCTTAACCTTTATGTAGCTTCGGGCGTGACGGGTGTGCCGTACTTCCGGTTGCTGCGCTACACGGTGCCTTACTTGGTGGCCCTGATGTCAGTCTGGATATTGGTGTCGCTGGTCCCCGAACTGGCCTTGATCCTACTGCCAAATAACTAG
- a CDS encoding TRAP transporter small permease, protein MSLWADIGAIFSAFLSQDSFEIQIALESDAAWIVGAVVAAIGGLLVMLIYRKVPLIERHLERSVMVYSYLAIALIIFWGVIDRFVFNDQEPWSTTIPPLLFMVMAWFGASYNVRLRTHLSFSEFRTAMPRGGQLACLFLDAVLWFIFAVIVIVTTSRLVALSASNFQIVLGTDNIMQWWFLLAAPLSFFLMVGRVFQNLADDLHNWKTGEPLIKQAVIGAD, encoded by the coding sequence ATGTCACTTTGGGCAGACATTGGCGCAATTTTCAGCGCTTTTCTCAGCCAGGATTCATTTGAGATACAAATTGCTCTGGAATCCGACGCCGCTTGGATCGTTGGTGCGGTCGTTGCCGCGATTGGGGGTTTGCTGGTCATGCTGATCTATCGAAAAGTCCCGTTGATCGAGCGTCATCTGGAACGTTCGGTCATGGTGTACTCTTATCTTGCTATTGCGCTGATCATTTTCTGGGGCGTGATCGACCGGTTTGTTTTCAACGATCAAGAACCCTGGTCCACTACCATTCCTCCGCTTCTGTTTATGGTAATGGCTTGGTTCGGTGCTTCCTACAACGTGCGACTGCGAACGCATCTGAGTTTCAGCGAATTCCGTACGGCCATGCCCCGTGGCGGGCAACTGGCCTGCCTGTTCCTGGACGCCGTGCTGTGGTTCATCTTTGCGGTGATTGTCATCGTGACCACCTCGCGGCTGGTGGCGCTTTCGGCCTCGAACTTTCAGATCGTTCTGGGCACAGACAATATCATGCAGTGGTGGTTCCTGCTGGCAGCACCATTGTCATTCTTTTTGATGGTCGGTCGCGTGTTTCAAAACCTCGCGGATGACTTGCACAACTGGAAAACAGGCGAGCCGCTGATCAAGCAGGCCGTGATCGGGGCAGACTGA